One part of the Coffea eugenioides isolate CCC68of chromosome 10, Ceug_1.0, whole genome shotgun sequence genome encodes these proteins:
- the LOC113749625 gene encoding CBL-interacting serine/threonine-protein kinase 8 gives MVVRKVGKYEIGRTIGEGTFAKVKFAQNTETGESVAMKILDRSTIIKHKMVDQIKREISIMKLVRHPYVVRLHEVIASRTKIYIILEFITGGELFDKIVHHGRLSEAESRRYFQQLIDGVDYCHSRGVYHRDLKPENLLLDSQGNLKISDFGLSALPGQGVNLLKTTCGTPNYVAPEVLSHKGYDGAVADVWSCGVILYVLMAGYLPFDEIDLTTLYGKIERAEFLCPSWFPVGARSLISRTLDPNPDTRIRIEEIRNDEWFKKGYVPVKLAESEDVNLDDVNAVFNDAEEEQTNEQCGNEDVGPLVLNAFDLIILSQGLNLSALFDRKQDLVKHQTRFVSQKPAKVVLSSMEVVAQSMGFKTHIRNYKMRVEGLSADKVSHFSVFLEIFEVAPTFIMVDIQKAAGDASEYLKFYKNFCSNLEDIIWKPPTDLCKSRISLARSKRR, from the exons ATGGTGGTGAGGAAAGTAGGCAAGTATGAGATAGGAAGAACAATAGGAGAAGGAACATTTGCTAAAGTTAAATTTGCCCAAAATACAGAGACAGGGGAGAGTGTTGCCATGAAAATACTCGATCGTTCCACCATCATCAAGCACAAGATGGTCGACCAG ATTAAGAGGGAGATATCTATAATGAAGCTTGTCAGGCATCCATATGTTGTCCGTCTACACGAG GTGATAGCAAGCCGCACCAAGATCTACATCATCTTGGAATTTATTACTGGTGGTGAATTGTTTGACAAAATT GTTCACCATGGAAGGCTAAGTGAAGCTGAATCTCGTAGATACTTCCAGCAGCTTATAGATGGTGTGGACTATTGTCATAGTAGAGGAGTCTACCATAGGGACCTAAAG CCTGAAAATCTTCTACTAGATTCACAAGGGAATTTGAAGATCTCAGATTTTGGACTTAGTGCGCTACCAGGACAA GGAGTCAACCTGCTCAAGACAACGTGTGGAACTCCAAACTATGTGGCACCAGAG GTTTTGAGTCACAAGGGCTATGATGGTGCTGTAGCAGATGTCTGGTCCTGTGGTGTCATCCTTTATGTCCTGATGGCGGGTTATCTTCCATTTGACGAGATTGATCTTACTACACTATATGGCAAG ATTGAAAGAGCAGAATTTTTATGCCCATCTTGGTTTCCAGTTGGAGCAAGATCCTTGATTTCTCGAACTTTGGACCCCAATCCTGACACG CGTATCCGaattgaagaaatcagaaatgaTGAGTGGTTTAAGAAGGGCTATGTTCCTGTGAAACTTGCTGAAAGTGAGGATGTCAATCTGGATGATGTTAATGCTGTTTTTAATGATGCTGAG GAAGAACAAACTAATGAGCAATGTGGGAATGAGGATGTAGGGCCTTTGGTTCTTAATGCATTTGATCTAATCATTCTCTCCCAAGGATTAAACCTTTCTGCCTTGTTTGATCGTAAGCAG GATTTGGTGAAACATCAAACGCGCTTTGTTTCACAAAAACCTGCAAAGGTTGTTTTATCGAGTATGGAAGTTGTTGCTCAATCAATGGGTTTTAAAACCCATATTCGTAATTATAAG ATGAGGGTGGAAGGCCTTTCTGCAGACAAGGTTTCACATTTCTCAGTATTTTTGGAG ATCTTTGAGGTTGCTCCAACATTTATTATGGTAGACATTCAGAAAGCTGCTGGAGATGCTAGTGAATATCTCAAG TTTTACAAAAACTTCTGTAGCAACTTGGAAGATATCATCTGGAAACCACCTACGGACTTGTGCAAATCAAGGATCTCCCTGGCAAGGAGTAAAAGGCGATGA